From the genome of Leguminivora glycinivorella isolate SPB_JAAS2020 chromosome 26, LegGlyc_1.1, whole genome shotgun sequence, one region includes:
- the LOC125240057 gene encoding uncharacterized protein LOC125240057, whose protein sequence is MDEWLSRRRGALTYRITQVVSGHGCFGHYLHRIRREPGPHCHECGAADDTAQHTLEECGRWAVERVTFRAATGMADLSLRSVVEAMLGSEKNWNAVVSFCEVIISQKEEAEREREAAADALPLRRRRQGRRRRAYARLEP, encoded by the coding sequence ATGGACGAGTGGCTCAGCCGCAGGAGGGGGGCCCTAACATACAGGATAACGCAGGTGGTGTCCGGACACGGCTGTTTCGGACATTACCTGCACAGAATACGGAGAGAGCCGGGGCCTCACTGCCACGAATGCGGCGCAGCGGACGACACGGCCCAGCACACTTTGGAAGAGTGCGGTCGCTGGGCTGTTGAAAGAGTCACCTTCAGGGCGGCGACGGGGATGGCGGACCTCTCGCTACGCAGCGTAGTAGAAGCTATGCTGGGTAGCGAGAAAAACTGGAATGCGGTGGTTTCCTTCTGCGAAGTGATCATATCGCAGAAGGAAGAAGCAGAGAGGGAGCGAGAAGCAGCCGCAGACGCTCTTCCGCTACGACGCAGGCGGCAGGGTCGAAGGCGAAGAGCGTACGCTCGCCTCGAGCCGTAA
- the LOC125240049 gene encoding uncharacterized protein LOC125240049 isoform X2 has protein sequence MEPTNQCHCCLQRPSAKDLRTPYTRHGITEIYSFMIEECFVIKLASSNEEQSGICGECERRLREASSFKVQVQRCQAELRQRLQAALRAKEEKALDEHLEDDMSSDVPEPSLPPGEKSPAPPCKEEPRDEYLSPPDDESQGPPCKEEPRDGFLSLIKNSKQYTSHVYTSSEECIDRIFFDALPNASVYIDEEEEMILLEKCTVCATSHSFDMTLCASRVQFLPSDEQPLSNMFCQGCANIMFSV, from the exons ATGGAACCGACAAACCAGTGCCACTGCTGCCTGCAGCGGCCTTCGGCGAAAGATTTGAGGACGCCGTACACTCGTCACGGCATTACGGAGATATACTCGTTCATGATTGAAGAATGCTTCGTGATCAAA CTGGCATCAAGCAATGAGGAGCAGAGTGGCATCTGCGGGGAGTGTGAGAGGCGCCTGCGGGAGGCGAGCTCCTTCAAGGTGCAGGTGCAGCGCTGCCAGGCCGAGCTGCGTCAGAGGCTCCAGGCAGCACTGAGAGCCAAAG AGGAGAAAGCCTTGGATGAACACCTTGAAGATGACATGAGCAGCGATGTTCCCGAGCCTTCTTTGC CTCCGGGCGAGAAGAGCCCCGCCCCGCCTTGTAAAGAGGAGCCGCGAGACGAATATCTGTCAC CTCCAGACGACGAGAGCCAGGGACCGCCTTGTAAAGAGGAGCCGCGAGACGGATTTTTGTCAC ttattaaaaatagcaaACAATATACAAGTCATGTCTATACATCTTCCGAAGAATGTATTGATAGAATCTTTTTTGATGCACTTCCTAACGCCAGCGTATATATCGACGAGGAAGAAGAAATGATTTTGCTTGAGAAGTGCACAGTTTGTGCCACTAGTCATAGTTTCGATATGACCCTCTGTGCCTCCAGGGTTCAGTTTCTGCCGTCTGACGAACAACCTTtatcaaatatgttttgtcaagggtgcgcaaatattatgttttctgtttaa